The proteins below come from a single Natranaerofaba carboxydovora genomic window:
- a CDS encoding CPBP family intramembrane glutamic endopeptidase, whose protein sequence is MRGGWKLALIVVITLVMFNILGMLVGQILTAVGDFEFEEFILSPAADTIYFYIFMSIQHISILLGILLVLKLIDKSSIAEIGLDSIRDNFRDLVSGLMLGALSIVLIFTFLFTLDQISIEKSLFQPEFTPHIFYGLYLFVLVGVIEEVFARGYCMKKVLNHDNVLVPVIGSSVIFMVMHLMNPDLSFLGLFNILLIGILFAYMFIKTGNLWMPIGYHITWNYFQGNIFGFSVSGMSMEGIYNVSSMEENIMTGGGFGLEGGLLATFVILLGFLAVKRY, encoded by the coding sequence GTGAGGGGTGGATGGAAGCTAGCTTTAATAGTGGTTATTACCCTTGTAATGTTTAATATTTTGGGCATGTTGGTTGGTCAGATTTTGACAGCTGTAGGAGATTTTGAGTTTGAAGAGTTTATATTAAGTCCTGCAGCCGACACTATCTACTTTTATATTTTCATGTCTATACAGCACATAAGTATTTTACTTGGAATATTGCTGGTTCTAAAGTTAATCGACAAAAGCAGCATTGCTGAGATTGGTTTAGATTCTATACGGGATAATTTTCGCGATCTTGTGTCTGGACTTATGCTTGGGGCGTTGTCCATAGTACTCATATTTACATTTTTGTTTACGCTAGATCAAATATCTATTGAAAAGTCACTGTTTCAGCCTGAATTTACACCTCATATATTTTATGGGTTGTATTTATTCGTCCTTGTAGGTGTGATTGAAGAGGTCTTTGCCAGGGGATACTGTATGAAAAAGGTGTTAAATCACGACAATGTATTGGTTCCGGTGATCGGATCATCGGTTATTTTTATGGTGATGCATCTAATGAATCCAGATCTTTCTTTTTTGGGTCTTTTTAATATTTTATTAATTGGAATTTTATTTGCGTATATGTTTATAAAGACGGGGAATCTCTGGATGCCTATTGGGTATCATATTACATGGAATTATTTCCAGGGTAATATTTTTGGTTTTTCTGTAAGTGGTATGTCGATGGAGGGAATATATAATGTAAGCTCGATGGAAGAGAATATAATGACAGGAGGAGGATTTGGCCTAGAAGGAGGACTACTTGCAACTTTTGTTATTTTATTAGGCTTTTTGGCTGTGAAGAGATATTAG